atcatttacagtagggggtacattatcccttataatacatgagtgatactcagagttccctgtataactcagcctgcagccttgtgcctttatatggtcacagaacaacccctcagtgacttctaatatccttatcatttacagtagggggtacattataccttataatacatgagtgatactcagagttccctgtataactcagcctgcagccttgtgtctttatatggtcacagaacaacccctcagtgacttctaatatccttatcatttacagtagggggtacattatcccttataatacatgagtgatactcagagttccctgtataactcagcctgcagccttgtgtctttatatggtcacagaacaacccctcagtgacttctaatatccttatcatttacagtagggggtacattatcccttataatacatgagtgatactcagagttccctgtataactcagcctgcagccttgtgcctttatatggtcacaacccctcagtgacttctaatatccttatcatttacagtagggggtacattatcccttataatagatCATTGCTGACTATATTCTTGTACATTGAGCTGCATAATGGGAAACTGGAGAGGGATTCATTACTCCTTacttgcttccctgcaaacccaTCACCCCTGCAGatctgtgtgtctgtctttgGTGGGATGAGATCTCCATTGTGTATTTACCAAACTGTGTAAGTTCTAGTCTTGTGCTGAGCTCTTCTCCTCCCACATCTCTTCTGTTGTCATTGCTGGGAAAGCTCCATAGAGACTGAGTCGTTTAATTGGCTGGTGGAGTGTGGGACTCAGTGTAACTGAACTGCCAGGGCCTCTTTTGATAGTCAATGCAGAGCTGACCTGATGTAATAAGTAGTCATTGAGGCAGGCCCTAGGCCAGGGCTTAAAGCTCAGTATTGTTGGTTCCTGAGGTAAAACTAAGCTCTACCTGGATGTGCCCCTGTCAGTGTCTGGCTTTATTCACACCATTGTCTGTCAGAATGTGAGACTGTTGTACAAATACACTAACAACAAGCCGAGTTACCGCTAAAcatgaatgttatatttataagaTTGTGGGTCTCTGCCTAAACCAAGATGGCGGCGAGCTTTGCATTGATTTCTAGCTCATTTCCCTTCCCAAGATGGCAACCCGCCCCGGGCAGGTATCCATAGTAACCATCCACTGGAAGGGGCGTGGAAACCGAGATACGTGGCTTGACGCATTAAAGCCGCTTCCATTTTGCCGGCGTAGGGTCAGGAATAGTCGCCATTTTATGCTGAGACTCGGGTGTAGTGAGATAGGCGGGGAAGAGGACAGTTCACGGTACCGCAGCCGTCCTGCTTTTATCGGGGGAAGCCCAAACGCGTTCAAGACTCCAGAGTCGCTCGGTAAGTGAATGAGGGGACTGAGCGTTTGTGAGGGGCACAAATAGAATGTTTGTGGGGCGCTCGGTGGTGTAGGAATGTGTGAGGAGGATTTGTCTGGGGGTGGGGTTTATGGGCCTGAGGGGATGTGACTGGGGGAAGGAAACTAAAGGCCTTGTGTGAGGGTTGAGGGGTGTTGTTCTCTTTCTACAAGTGTTAGAGTGAGGGGTCAGGAGGCTGATGGGCTGATATAGTGAGGGGTCAGGAGGGTGATATAGTGAGGGGTCAGGAGGGTGATATAGTGAGGGGTCAGGAGGCTGATGGGCTGATATAGTGAGGGGTCAGGAGGCTGATATAGTGAGGGGTCAGGAGGCTGATGGGGTGATATAGTGAGGGGTCAGGAGGCTGATGGGGTGATATAGTGAGGGGTCAGGAGGCTGATGGGCTGATATAGTGAGGGGTCAGGAGGCTGATATAGTGAGGGGTCAGGAGGCTGATATAGTGAGGGGTCAGGAGGCTGATGGGCTGATATAGTGAGGGGTCAGGAGGCTGATGGGGTGATATAGTGAGGGGTCAGGAGGCTGATATAGTGAGGGGTCAGGAGGGTGATATAGTGAGGGGTCAGGAGGCTGATGGGCTGATATAGTGAGGGGTCAGGAGGCTGATGGGGTGATATAGTGAGGGGTCAGGAGGCTGATATAGTGAGGGGTCAGGAGGGTGATATAGTGAGGGGTCAGGAGGCTGATGGGCTGATATAGTGAGGGGTCAGGAGGCTGATGGGCTGATATAGTGAGGGGTCAGGAGGCTGATGATAATAGTGAGGACTATAATGCTGGTTTGTCTCTGTATGAGGTATATTTTGAGGCTGGTGCCAAGCTGTTGGTTGGGTCATTACCTCTGGTGATACTTTCCCtttctggaataaaaataaagtgaCTAATCCTTTGCCGTGTCCCTTGCAGGTTCGCCAGACTTCAAGATGGCCGCCCCGTCTGCATCTAAAGTTGTGCTAAAGAGTACCACAAAGTTTTCCCTGAATGAGCGGTGAGGAAGCCCCCCCCTACAGCCTGAGCTGGTATCATATGAAATGTAACTCTCACAagggcattatttgccctgtgcCCAACCCCCCCCATACAAAGTGGGCGCCTGTTGCCATGGCAACTGTAGAACAAGGGCTTGTGTGAGAGGAGATTGTCCGTAGCAGTTGGTAAAGTATAAACAGGCAATGTGATACACCAGCAATAGAGGCCtcactcccttctcttccactcgTATTACATGAATCCCAATTCCCGCCGCAGCCTGGTAGCATGTTACCTGTGCTGCATTAACGCCCGCTGCCGTGTCCGAGGGTGACGCCTGCGTGTGGTCACTCCTGTAAGAGACATGATGCGGGGGTCTCTCTTCCCTGCCCCAAGGCTCTTGTTCCAGGGTCTTGTAAGAGGCAATGCTTTGCTCATTCCACCCCTCTGTTTCTTCTCTCTCTGAGTTCTTGTGTGGGGGATTATTCACCCGACTTCACGTGGCTTTCTGTTCTTCCTCTACTGCTCCCATCTTGCCGCAGtcccatttattttcctttccgCTTTTTTATCAATAATGTATGAGCTGGCGCAGTTGCTAATAAAATCACTGCCCATTATGCCTGGTAGGAATCTCGCTGGAACCTTTGCTTTTCAGCTGCCCATTGTACCAGTGTAGATATTGGGGTGTCCTAGTGAAGCTGCACATTCAGTTCTAGGGAGCCAGTGCTTGGTTCCCAGATGCATCCCGTTTATATAGTGAACCCTCGATTTCTAAGTCcccttattttaagttttcccgcattttacattttttatttgtggtcccaccagttTATAATtccaatgggtgcatttccctaattctaagtaacgttttcccggattttacatcaaaatttggTCCTGATgttccaaaaactgctttttttttttcttcccctctatgaacatttttatttgtgaaataaaggtaaaataccgaccagatgtatattttgcctataaatggtcaattgcaatgagtctgccccttctacagtcctgcaccaatcagctttatgttgtgtatgtgactgacacatgccccccatagtgtaacattacgggtaagggcacactgggcgatttggggagatttagttgactaatcgccttgtctttgtggcggccaatctccccaaatgccttactgctgtcttgcgccggctaataTGAAAAAACCACCTGCGGCATGGGACACGTGTCGCTTCGtattccaaagtttcctcgcgaggcgacttcggaataccatgcaatctccccaaatcgcccagtgtgaccttacccttgcttgttattaacacagtaaatattgtatctcaaagtaaaacttagtcctgtgcttatatcctttcagtacttgaagaaaaagttactttaaaggggttgttcaccttcacaccttcagttggtttcagacagttcaccagaaataaagacttaatccaattattttctacatgtcagtttttctaattttggaagtgtaaagtgtcatttttcaacttctaaagcagctctgggaggggtgggggtcgccgaccctgtaaactgatctaaattgatacatttagttgatacatttgttatgtttgtccctgctgagcagaatctctgggtttcattacaggcagctgttagacttgatacaatagttactaatactccagagatgctgctgagaaatggatcaattaaatgttgcaaaattgtaactgttcagatTCTGCACCAGAGACCCCGACATTCGATTttgggaaaaactgtaaaaaaaaaaaaatggaaagtgattgaaataaagtctttatttctggggaacaatcgtaaaactgaactgaaaataagtgtttggaaggtgaacaacccctttaacacatttccctggattttacataatttttttccctggtcccctgaaaaacataaaatgggggctctactgtatatacataatgtATACCATAGGggctctactgtatatacatattgtatacCATGCTCTTCCATGTCTTCTGTTGCTAACACCCACCTACTCCTTTCTCTGATCTCTTTCCCCCTCTGCTTCTCTGCACTTCTCTCCCTGCCCCTGATTATTAGGGTTTCTATTTGTACTGTGGAAATGGTGGAGGCATATGTACCAACAAATAACCCCCCCAAAGTTGGTGGCATCTAGATCCCCCTGTGGTGGGGCATTGAGGTACGGATTAGTGTCTTTTGAAAACGTATTAAATCCTCCCCCCAATTTCTGTTCGACCTTGAAGCTTTACTAACATGCTGAAGAATAAACAGCCGATGCCGGTGAATATCCGCGCCAGCTTGCAGCAGCAGCACACGGCCAGTGCTAGGAACAGAAGACTTGCTCAGCAGATGGAGAACAGACCGTCTGTGCAGGCGGCCCTCAAGCTCAAACAGGTGAGAGTCTCCATGCTGGGAGCTGTGCATCATGGGATGTGGGCTAAACACATATATTACATAGGCCTGTCTCTCGTGTCCAGctttaaggggacctgtcaccctaataaatacaaattcttttctatcatgttgcgcaaaattaactttacttacactaaatttattatttaaatgtttgcttcagtgagaattacacaatcacagcaagcctgcaggggccattttgtggacactgttattaagacaagttgtgtatcgccccaaaatcttgtatatgcaccagaaagggggacctaatgcccatgtgcagtgccctacacaataatagagtgtgaggagggaaggggaaaggtgacgagagcagtgacatgtgggaattgctgaatggaaagtgaaagcaattgactgccccacctctatgcctgaggcagatatttgattgacagctcagatgtttaaacaactttataacaggtttgaaatttttaaagaaaaatgtgttcCTTGTTTAatttgcagctttttatgtgaaGTTGACAggaccactttaaagggattctgttatgatgtggtttttatttctaaatgacactgtttaaactgcaaataattccctgtacaatataaaatgtcattcctgaaccagcaagtgtatttagttgtaatattggtgtgtaggtgcatctttaggatggaactgctttctggcaggctactgtttctccttctcaatgtgactgaatgtgtctcagtgggacttggattttactattgagtgctgttcttagatctaccaggcagctgttatcttgttagggagctgctatctggttaccttcccattgttctgttgttaggctgctggggggaaagggagggggtaaatatcactccaacttgcagtacagcagtaaagagtgactgaagtttatcagagcacaagtcacatgactggtggcagctgggaaactgaccatatgtagccccatgtcagataaaatgaaatctaaaaaaatctgtttttgctcttttgagaaatggatttcattgcacaattctgctggagcagaactattaactgatgcgtattGAAAACAaccatttttcccatgacagtatccctttaagcaactgcGTTAATTATTTAGCTACTCATCACATGAGATGGCTTAATCCCTCCTTTCAGATGCCCATAGTGAATCCACCCACTCGTTGTGTTACACATGATATTGTTTGAGGTATCCTCTTCCTCACACTTATTAATTACGTGTGCACTTACAGTAAGCTAGCCCCCGGCTCTGGGCTTGTGCTGCTATTGGCTTATAAAAGAAACAGCCATGGCAAGTTGGCTTATATCAGTTGCTGCATATGGCCTCTGCCTACCCGGGTGACCTGAGACTGTATTAGGGGGTCCAGCATGAAGGAAGTTAACTGTGGAGAATGCCTGGGTGCTCCCCTAGATACTCCAACAAGCCCACCTTGCTAACCAACATATAATGGTCTCAACCTTATGCTGGGGCCTGACAACAAGCTGTGGGGGGTTGACTAGCTGTTAATGGCCAATAACTTTCTGAGGGGGTCTTGTATTATCTGGtgacttaaaagagaaggaaagtgtttttgcacttagggttgccaaatgttaggcacccccaagtgattgtatttacttacctgaaaccccggggttataccagtgaggaGCACGAAGCGGTcctattctgtgttttttttttcttcttgtggcTGCACATTAGAGtgtaaagctgaactttaactaaaaagtcgctattttgttctactgcgcaatTTTGAAGAatgaggaagacggaagaggatgaCTCTGTGGTGCTGACTGGTATAACCCCGAgccgctgcagttttctgctgatgggagcatctaccccggggtttcaggtaagtaattgcaatcacttggggtgccttacatttggcacccccaagtagagtTCTGCGCAGAACCAAATTCTAAGACCAGAGCCGCAACTggcttatccgcaacccgccaacctccatcaaacaggaagtgatggtgctgcaaaccggaagtgacctcaaaagtgggcgggacaaaCCACTTTtggaaaaggagtaaaatatagacaataacacataagataagaaatttagatgagacccgcaatcCGACCCATAGACCCGCGTATattacctgcacctgaaaatcctcccctcattccgcagggtgcccgttTATATTGTGGAAAACCTGAACCGCTGCAGGActccccaagtgcaaaaagactttccttctcctttaaagcagtggaATCCAGGCAAGGCTTAATTGTATCCCAATGGGAAGAACAAAGACAAATGTCTGTTTCCTATTGTATATGGCAAATCCTTTCTTTATGGCTGCTGCACCTGGGGGATAGGCTCCTCACTTCTATGGTTGcattttcatttggggggtatcctgcttaaaggggaactatcgagaaaattaacatttaatataagcttcctcatactgaagtaagaaacattctatatacaatcaaaatattctgcattgtttctaaatcaagtttatgttcactattcctctctcagcatctgtttctcttcattctgtcttcatgcagcagttgggtgtcagatattcactgacagttagatccaatatatcttataggggggctcctttcctagcagatgtattagaggtcactcaaataactgattccagtacaaacaaaataactgccttttgcacaaatcctgcatgtagagagacatgatgtctggtgagtttaatagagtgacctctaatacatctgctaggcaaaaggagcccccctataagatatattggatctaactgtcagtgaatatctgacacccaactgctgcatgaagagagaatgaagagaaacagatgctgagagaggaatagtgaagataaacttgattatttcaaaaacattacagaatatttaattgattgtgtttagaaagtttctcatttcagtatgctgaagtgaATATAAAATCGTTCCACCTTTAAATGCTTTGACCTGTATCGTGAGACTCCTGGTATAAGTGTAAGAGGCTGATCTCTATAGCGAGGTTTGTCCTAAAGCCTGTGCTATTCAAGGCTTTGTATTGCCTCTACTTACTAGTACTCTCCTTATGGAGATGGGTGATTAGGTCTCTGCTTGTGGTACTAGCCCAAACATTCATAAACCTACTCACACAGCTTGTCATACTCATTACTCACATGTTATACCTGCCCTGTTTCCAAACTCCACATCCAAAGATAGTGCTGACTAATTAAATAAGTGGCAAAGAATAGAACGTTAAAATTCAGCTCACATTTTTAAGTGGAATGggcgagtgtttatttgtgccctgggtacccctggaactatagcagggtgacaccccaatgtttttatatatctgtaaccttgttatgagctaagggggcccactctgaaggtcagttagggggagatttggggtgagtgtttatttgtaccctgggtaccccaggaactatagcagggtgacaccccaatgtttctatatatctgtaaccttgttatgagctaagggggcccactctgaaggtcagttagggggagatttggggtgagtgcttatttgtaccctgggtacccctggaactatagcagggtgacaccccaatgtttctatacatctgtaaccttgttatgagctaagggggcccagtctgaaggtcagttagggggagatttggggtgagtgcttatttgtaccctgggtacccctggaactatagcagggcgtcaccccaatgtttctatacatctgtaaccttgttatgcgctaagggggcccagtctgaaggtcagttagggggagatttggggtgagtgcttatttgtaccctgggtacccctggaactatagcagggtgacaccccaatgtttctatatatctgtaacctgaaGCCTGAAGgagatatgtaaatatatttggcCATGAAGGTTGAATTGATTGCATTTCAGCAGTGCCAGTATACAGGGCTTGTATAGTATGTACCAGTATCTAATGGCATGTGTGTAATGTGATTATCTGTTTAATGGTGAGTGAGGCTGGACCTACATACTCAGCCAGTGAGGTGTTTAATTCTATAAATTGCTccttgttttgtgcttctgtaccagcccaagacaaccacagccctttagcagtagatgtgtctccaaagatgccccagtagctccccatcttcttttctgctgattcactgattcacatgctctgtgctgctgtcacttactgagcttagggagccactcacaatatacagtacacagaatagaaatgtcacaatataaggctgattagtaattaatacacataattactacatggcagcacagaaaccagtgcaattagcatcagaattgaataatcagcaaacctgtagcatcagcttatattacagccagggaaactcattttctgctggataattagtgacgagccctaagcttagcttctcaacagccaatcagagcccactgagcatgtgagtgtcacagacactttccaagatggtgaccccctgtgacaagtttgaagtcctggatcattgctgctattgacaagctcaaactttagcctcctgcaataagttcactgtataaaataggccatttttagccacattcatttttagggcttagttatCCTTGTAATTGCATGTCCGTATAATGCCACTGTATTATTGACGGGAAAGCTCCATGCCATTCACTTGCCTCTTTAGATACACTGACCCTGTGGATACAGCATGTATCAATGAATTTTAGTGCCTAACACTGACCCTTTTCTCTCGCTAGAGCCTAAAGCAGCGTCTCGGTAAGAGCAATATCCAGGCCAGGCTAGGAAGGCCGATGGGAGGCTTTATGCGTGGAGCCATAGGAATGAGAGGAGCCGGAATGGGACTACGCGGAGCACAGAGAGGGATGATGCGCATTGGTCGTGGGGGTAGAGGAATGGCCAGGGGATCCATGGCGATGAGGGGTTAGTGCTGGCTTCCCTGCACCCTAACACATTGTCTGCTTACTGAACATTTTATCCTGACTTGTGTCTTCTCCCTCAGGGCAGAACCTCCGAGGTCGAGGTGGAGTAGCCAGAATGGGACTGAGGAGAGGGATGAGGGGCCGAGGGGGTCCTGGCAGGGGAATGATGAGAGGGGCCATGGGCCGAGGAGGAATGGGTGGAAGAGGAGGAATGGGTGCAAGAGGTAAGTACTAGAATGTGATTCTGAACCTATGCAGTACGTGGACCTTGTGATACTCCTTACTATATACTGGATACCCCATTGCCTATATTGACAGTGATTGGTGCATAAGTAGGACTGCTTGCACCTTTTAATCTTCCCATTCTTATTAACCTTTACAACTGCTGCCTGGCATTGATTACTGTGGCACATTTGTGACCCTCACTCCTGTCCCTGTGCAGGTCGCGGGGGAATGACCAGAGGAAGAGGCTTTGGAAGAGGCAGAGGACGAGGGAGAGGAAGGGGTTTGACCCGCCCAGTTATAACAAAGGAGCAGCTGGATAACCAACTTGATGCCTACATGTCTAAAACTAAGGGGCACCTGGATGCCGAGCTGGACGCCTACATGGCCCAGGCAGACCCCGAGTCCAACGACTGAATGTTTTTATAAGGAATAGACTGTTACCAGCATGCACACGCCTGTGCCACGTCTCCTTTTGGTACCGCCCCCTGGTTTTATTGTTCCTGTTacattttcatactttttttttttttctcaattttattaACCATTGAATGTACAGAGGCGAGCAACAGGTCAGCTTTCAACAGCTGGCACACTAAAGGTTCTCACAGCTCTGTGCCCAGTCCTTAGGTTCTATTTGCCGTCATTTTGTGCAAAGTTTACGTTGCCCCTTGGTATGCTGCTGCTGCACTTGTATACCACTTATAAAGTTTTGTGCGTTTGTAAAAGTCTTTTCTGTGGGTTTTATGTTCAGTGTATATTCAGACCCTTTTTAGGGTCCATTAAAAGTCCAGCCCAGTTTACATGGTGGCATGAGCTATAACCTTGTATGTCAGGAGGGCAGGCTAGATGGCAACTCCCAAATCGGCTTTCCATTTGGGGTGTTGTACAGAAATATCTAGACGCTAGCTTCCTTTCTGAGAGCCCATGCACCGTTCACTGAACTTGTGCCCCTCGGGGTGGGAACCTTCTCATAAGCAGAGAATGTtattacaagtagggatgcaccgaatccgggattcggcctttttcggcaggattcaaacgaatccttctgcccagccaaaccgaatctgcaTCCTAActtgcaaattagaggcggggagggaaaccgcgtgactatttgtcacaaaacaaggaatttaaaaatgttttcggACAAATTTTTTGCAAAGGGTTCGGccgatccaaaatagtggattcggtgcatccctaattacaagtGAACTGCAGAGAAAGTTATTCCAAGTGAACTTGAAGATGAAccatcccctttttttttttttagcatgttctagaatggccaacttttcagttgggtttagtttttattcttttatattctAGATATGTTAAATTCTtaagtttttgaactattttcactgaccccatctaaaaaaaaatgcatggtctgtaaggctacaaatgtcttgttattgctgctttctattctggcctctcctattcattccagtctcttattcaaatcagt
The sequence above is a segment of the Xenopus laevis strain J_2021 chromosome 8L, Xenopus_laevis_v10.1, whole genome shotgun sequence genome. Coding sequences within it:
- the chtop.L gene encoding chromatin target of PRMT1 protein, giving the protein MATRPGQVSIVTIHWKGRGNRDTWLDALKPLPFCRRRVRNSRHFMLRLGCSEIGGEEDSSRYRSRPAFIGGSPNAFKTPESLGSPDFKMAAPSASKVVLKSTTKFSLNERFTNMLKNKQPMPVNIRASLQQQHTASARNRRLAQQMENRPSVQAALKLKQSLKQRLGKSNIQARLGRPMGGFMRGAIGMRGAGMGLRGAQRGMMRIGRGGRGMARGSMAMRGQNLRGRGGVARMGLRRGMRGRGGPGRGMMRGAMGRGGMGGRGGMGARGRGGMTRGRGFGRGRGRGRGRGLTRPVITKEQLDNQLDAYMSKTKGHLDAELDAYMAQADPESND